Proteins from a genomic interval of Pseudomonas asplenii:
- a CDS encoding glycine cleavage system protein R has translation MDHLVLTVFAPDKAGQVERIALCVAEHGGNWLESRMAGLAGQFVGIVRIEAPVQAHDALIKALQALASQGIQIQVIPGGGETPGHWKPIAMELVGNDRPGIVRDITRLLTEQGINLEQLVTDVNAAPMSGDPLFHAEAMLAVPLDLPLETLQSRLETLADELMVELQLHGDEA, from the coding sequence GTGGACCATCTCGTTCTGACTGTATTCGCACCCGACAAGGCCGGCCAGGTCGAGCGGATTGCCCTGTGTGTCGCCGAGCATGGCGGTAACTGGTTGGAAAGCCGGATGGCGGGCCTGGCCGGGCAGTTTGTCGGTATTGTCCGGATCGAGGCGCCGGTCCAGGCCCATGATGCGCTGATCAAGGCGCTGCAGGCGCTCGCCAGCCAGGGCATTCAGATCCAGGTTATTCCCGGTGGCGGCGAAACACCCGGTCACTGGAAACCCATCGCGATGGAACTGGTGGGCAATGATCGCCCGGGCATTGTCCGGGACATTACCCGCTTGCTGACCGAGCAGGGCATCAATCTGGAGCAACTGGTGACCGATGTGAACGCCGCGCCCATGAGCGGCGACCCGCTGTTCCACGCCGAGGCAATGCTGGCGGTGCCGCTGGACCTGCCGTTGGAAACCTTGCAGTCGCGCCTCGAAACCCTGGCGGACGAGTTGATGGTGGAATTGCAGTTACACGGCGACGAAGCGTGA